A genomic stretch from Orcinus orca chromosome 14, mOrcOrc1.1, whole genome shotgun sequence includes:
- the LOC117196421 gene encoding LOW QUALITY PROTEIN: 40S ribosomal protein S6-like (The sequence of the model RefSeq protein was modified relative to this genomic sequence to represent the inferred CDS: inserted 1 base in 1 codon), whose translation MKTAISSESSLWLLKSTLAKTKHIALFCGAPETVSRFRIKLNISFPATGCQKLIEVDDERKLRTFYEKHMATEVAADTLGEEWKGYVVQISGGNDKQGFPMKQGVLTHGRVCLLLSKGHSCDRPRRTGERKRKSVRGCIVDANLSVLNLVIVKXEKDIPGLTDTTVPHRLGPKRASRIHKLFNLSKEDDVHQYVVRKPLNKEGKKPRTKAPKIQRLVTPRVLQHKRRRIALKKQCTKKNKEEAAEYAKLLAKRMKEAKEKRHEQIAKRRRLSSLRASTSKSESSQK comes from the exons ATCTCTAGTGAAAGCTCCTTATGGCTGCTTAAAAGTACCCTAGCAAAAACGAAACACATAGCTCTTTTTTGTGGCGCCCCGGAGACGGTCAGCCGCTTCAGAATAAAGCTGAACATTTCTTTCCCGGCCACTGGCTGCCAGAAACTCATTGAAGTGGACGATGAACGAAAACTTCGTACCTTTTATGAGAAGCATATGGCCACAGAAGTTGCTGCTGACACTCTGGGTGAAGAATGGAAGGGTTATGTGGTCCAAATCAGTGGTGGGAACGACAAACAGGGTTTCCCCATGAAGCAGGGTGTCTTGACCCATGGCCGAGTCTGCCTGCTACTGAGTAAGGGGCATTCCTGTGACAGACCAAGGAGGACTGGAGAAAGAAAGCGCAAATCTGTACGGGGTTGCATTGTGGATGCCAATCTGAGCGTTCTCAATTTGGTCATTGTAA GGGAGAAGGATATTCCTGGACTCACTGATACTACTGTGCCTCATCGCCTGGGGCCCAAAAGAGCTAGCAGAATCCACAAACTTTTCAATCTCTCTAAAGAAGATGATGTCCATCAGTATGTTGTGAGAAAGCCCCTAAACAAAGAAGGTAAGAAACCTAGGACCAAAGCACCCAAGATTCAGCGTCTTGTTACTCCACGTGTTCTGCAACACAAACGTCGGCGAATTGCTCTGAAGAAACAGTGtactaagaaaaataaggaagaggCTGCAGAATATGCTAAACTTTTGGCCAAGAGAATGAAGGAGGCCAAAGAAAAACGCCATGAACAGATTGCCAAGAGACGGAGGCTGTCCTCTCTGAGAGCTTCTACTTCTAAGTCTGAGTCCAGTCAAAAATGA